Sequence from the Primulina huaijiensis isolate GDHJ02 chromosome 16, ASM1229523v2, whole genome shotgun sequence genome:
CTAACCTCCGTACaaacaccattttaaaatatagtcaCTAGATCATCCAAATTTCCATTTTCGGCAAAAGAAATTACTGATAACAATCTCACGAGATGATCAAAGttaataaaacaataaatgGTCAGTCAAACGGCAAGAATTTGAACAGCAGCAAAATGTACAAGAAACTTAATTATGTTGCATCTTCTAACTTTTATAAACCGAACAGCACGGTAACCAAAATCCAGACTTTACACAACTGCagtacaaacaaaacaaaaccaaCAAACAGTCATCGTATTTCTGAATCGGGACCAAGAACTCACAAAACCGTAGCCTTTTGATCGACCGTTGTTGTTATCTTTGATGACAACAGCCTCAAGAATCTCCCCAAATTGTTCGAAATATCGTCCCATGGTCTCACTCTGAGTCTCCCAAGCAAGCCCCCCAACAAAGACCTTAGTAAAAGTGGTGTCACCAAACAGAGAATTCATGTGCTGAAATCCACCAGGGCCCGTTTTAGCTGGTTGCTGCTGATATTCCATACTCACTAAAATAAACCAATACACTCAAAATTGGCCCTTTTCCCCGTTCGTAAGTAACAGAAAGCGGGAAGGAGGAAAATACAAGAGGTTCTATTANaaaaaaaaaaaaaaaaaaaaaacaaaggggAAAACATAACCCTAAAACTGAGGCTGGAATGGATGGAAACAGCAGGTCGAAACCCAAACAAAAGTGGGTTATGATACGCTGTCGGAAGATTTAGATGACTGGATGTTGACCAGTGCCAACCTTTATTATTTATACTGACCGTAgcataattatataataaatattgtctattttgttgtgaaaaaataaaaatttacggtaaaaacNaaatttaaaaaaataagtctcttgtgagacggtttcacgaaattttatctgtgagacaggttaaccttaccgatattcacaataaaaaataatgctcTTAGcacaaaaagtaataatttttcatggatgacccaaataagatattcatctcacaaaatacgacccgtgagaccgtctcacacaagtttttgtcattaaaaaaatatatattaaaagaaatagaaattatacaaaattaaagTCGAGGAATGTCGATGATAGTGAGAAGTTACAATCACGagtaaaatttgaaagaaaatatgtttttgatatttttgttcATAAATTATAAGTTAGTAATAACTATTTTCAGAGTTACATGTATAATTCAACATTAATGTAACTAAGTCGAATCAACGTATTAAAGTTTTATAATATGGCAAAGAAGTAAAagacatattattttttaattattattatttttaaatatgtatatacaaaaattattataatgttTATACAGTTGATTTttataaacaattatttttttagttaaattaattttaaactacaaataattatattgtaatatttataatttattaagtaATTTGTGAATTTGTGtataaatataatcaaaaaAGTATGCATTAGTTTTGGGCCACTTTGAGATTAATTGGGGCCCCAAACTAATTTAAAAAGTCCACATTGTTTATGAATGATATACAATTCGGGACGCCcgaaaataaatgaatttttatatatatccgATGCACAGTTTGAATTGATTGATATTTACTAATgggcaaaaatttatgtgagacggtctcacatgttgtattttgtgagacagatctcttatttgggtcatccatgaaaaaatattattttttatgctaagagtattactttttattgtgaatatcggtagggttgatcagcctcacagataaagattcgtgagaccgtatcagaAAAGACCTACtgttattaaataatcatttccGGAGCGAGTTATATTTTTGTTCATAATATTtagaattaaaataatttaattttataataatatgtttaatataaaaattatatttataatattattaattaaatataaatcgaTAGATTTTAACTtataataaaattgtaaaataattttaatttaaattgtataaaatctaaaatttatttcattttgttgGATCCAACCATGGATTGAAACTCACCTAGTTCACAAGACGGATATCAGGTTTTGCCAAATCCACCCGATTGACATCACTATGTATGAGGagacttttttatttaaataataaattaactcATTATTCatcttctatttcttttttaaaaaaaaacaattgtttTTTCTCCATTCATGAAGAAAATTGCTCCGCACAAAtgtattaaaatttttgtatctAAATTTCGAGATAAAAATTCTATCTCGAGTTCGAGTTAGTTTGTTTCCTAATTTAGGCCGACGGGATTCGACTTAAGTCTATATCATGACTCATTAACAATATTGCCATCGACACGACTAGACCACCCACCGTCTAGACGGAGGcctaaacatttttttaaatctaattaTTCTTGTTTAtctctatatttttcaaataataacttATCGGAGAAACAAGAGTAGAAAGCAAACCATATTATAGACTATAATTTatgacaaaaaattgtgtgagacaatctcacgagttatattttgtgaaacagatcttttatttgagtcatccatgaaaaaatattactttttatgctaagagtattactttttatcgtgaatatcggtaagattgactcgtctcacagataaagattcgtgaaaccgtctcacaaaagacctactcttaatttataaaagaaaaataagccaaatccatttaaaatatttgaatcacatTAGTGCCCAGAGGCACGAAACTAAAAacatccaaaaaaaaatttacagggatcaaatttaaattttagccTATATTTCAAATGGAAATATACACTCGATTACAGGAAAATTTATCAAGAGCGCGCAACTCACCGTACAGCCCTGCTAGGCAATGGCCAACCCCAGGCTCTACCGGTGCACGACGCTACTCGACACGATTCATACATGGAGATAAGTTCATGACACTACTCAACACGATTCATACATGGATATCTCGAGCactaaaactcgaaaaacaGGTAAACTGATACACATAGGGCTCGAATACGAGTTTCTGCTTCTCAAGGTGTATAAAACCGTATGAATATTGGACTTTCTTGCCActtataaaacaaaaaagaaaaagaaaaagaaaaagaaaaagaaaaagatgtcagccacaagtacaagtatttacAGTATATAGCTACAAAAGACAGGATCCGGTGTAAATTTTTGGCCAACAAAATATAAAGCCTATGTTAGATCAGCTCAAACAAATCGTGAATCGCTGCTTACCAAATGAATCAAGACAGATAACTCTTGATCCGGAGCCTTCGAGAATATGCATTAGTTCTCGAGATCTTTTCTTCTTGGGTCAACTTTAACATCCATCTGAGATGGTGATGATGATGTCCTACTGTGAGATCTGCTTCTACAAGAATCCTCAGCTCGAGAAGCCAAGTATTCCAGTGCCATAACAATATCACTTATCAGGGGGCGGAAACTAGCTTGTTCTTGAAGACACATGGACGTGATTGCAATAGCATGTTGCAGGCTTCGGGTCGAGAAACGCCCTTCAAGTAGAGGGTCCACCATCTGGGAAAATTTCGTCCGATCCTTCAAAAAAGGATGAGACTGCAAGGGAAAAAAGGATCACTATCGTTGAGAGgcaatgtttttatttattctagCTTAGATAGCAACTATCATCTCTTTATAGTGGTAAAAAATATTGTGACAAATATGGTCCGAAATTtcttcataaaaatgaaatcaaatcaaatttatatCATAATTACAATAATGTCAAATCTGATTCCagaaatattatttgatttctAATAATTCTAATGCAGTACGACCATCACACACTGATTTTTAGGATCATATCTAAGGTCTGGAAACATCATAGAGATTTTATATAACTAAATAAACAAACAGtttttacaaaagaaaatatataaatataatgctTCTATTTCTAGATTATGTTCACATGAAacatggaaaaaaaattcttccAGAATTTTCAATGCAGattcatttttgaaaaagatATATTGATACTTGATAGGCTACAGTAAACTACTAGAAGTTGAAGAGTAGAAACTCACCCATACAACCAAATTCTGTTCTCCAGGCTTTCTAGAGCTGTCAATAGCCTTGCGTCCGGTAATCAGCTCCAACAGAACCACGCCAAAGCTATAGATGTCTGATTTTAGAGTTAGTTTGCCGCTCATGGCGTATTCCGGGGCACAGTATCCATAAGTACCCATGACTCGTGTTGAGACGTGAGTGTTGTCACCAACAGGTCCTAGTTTGGCGAGTCCAAAATCCGAAAGCTTCACGTTGAAGTCATTGTCCAACAATATGTTCGAAGATTTCAAATCGCGATAGATGACCGGTGGATTTGCTTTGCAGTGAAGATATTCGAGGCCTCGAGCTGCACCAACAGCAATTTTCAGCCTTATGCTCCAACTAAGTGGCTTCTGACCAGGCGCTATatctaaacaaaaataattttgataagaAACTCATTCGTTCATattcattaataaatattaatatactgTTAAACGATAATACATTCTCATGGCTAATATGTGAATGACTAAGCCAGGTGTTTGAGACCCAACTCGGTAATTGAAAGATAGGTTGTTTCCTTTTTCACTATCACACTATGATTCTATGAGAAAGGCCTCATCCAGAACGCTGAATAGA
This genomic interval carries:
- the LOC140961523 gene encoding probable serine/threonine-protein kinase PBL21, translated to MKGMSCFSCMNFRRKDVRDYDKDMALRSVDGSECGKKGNSVRVKTNESNGQKGNVARGFSFKELATATQNFRGANLIGEGGFGSVYKGRLESGLIVAVKQLNLEGLQGNQEFIVEVLMLSLLHHPNLVNLIGYCTDGDQRLLVYEFMPMGSLENHLFDIAPGQKPLSWSIRLKIAVGAARGLEYLHCKANPPVIYRDLKSSNILLDNDFNVKLSDFGLAKLGPVGDNTHVSTRVMGTYGYCAPEYAMSGKLTLKSDIYSFGVVLLELITGRKAIDSSRKPGEQNLVVWSHPFLKDRTKFSQMVDPLLEGRFSTRSLQHAIAITSMCLQEQASFRPLISDIVMALEYLASRAEDSCRSRSHSRTSSSPSQMDVKVDPRRKDLEN